From Sebaldella sp. S0638, the proteins below share one genomic window:
- a CDS encoding glycine betaine ABC transporter substrate-binding protein, producing MGELREYIGSIFKEITGNGPYYINLLLQHLKISVFSIVIAVILGIAIGVYIFYNQKIRSLVLGITNGIYTIPSIAVLGLLIPLVGIGFWNASVTLIIYGLLPVIRNTYTGLENTDKKIIEVSEGMGATEFQTFKNIRLPLALPIIISGVRTVVIMTISLAGIASFIGAGGLGQAIYRGINTNNSVLIVIGSLLIAILAIILDYLLNIMEKKAFRKVNGYHEPKAKQVKKTALILGATLAAILVFTVFAKNFVSKPGAGKGKTITIATKPSAEQLILGEMASILIEENTKIHVEKKFSIGGGTSNIHPAMVKGDVDMYPEYTGTSWLFVLKHEKALPKDEMYAQLKKEYEEKFSFEWLGLLGFNNTFTLSMKRTEAEKNNIKTFSDLAKVSKQYRFGAEFDFFEREDGYPGLKKEYGFDFKKLVELDINLKYKAMEGKEVDVINSFSTDSLIKKYDLITLQDDKNYFPSYNAGFVIRKETLDKYPEIKPLIEKLNGLIDDETMTNLNYQVEVENKNPQDVARKFLEEKGLIK from the coding sequence ATGGGAGAACTTCGGGAATATATAGGAAGTATTTTTAAAGAAATCACAGGAAACGGACCCTATTATATAAATTTACTTTTACAGCATCTGAAAATATCGGTATTTTCTATAGTTATAGCAGTAATTCTGGGAATAGCAATCGGAGTATATATTTTTTACAACCAAAAAATCCGAAGTCTGGTATTGGGAATAACAAACGGGATTTACACAATACCGTCAATTGCAGTATTGGGGCTGCTTATTCCGCTTGTGGGGATAGGTTTCTGGAACGCTTCTGTTACACTTATAATATATGGTCTGCTGCCAGTTATAAGAAATACGTATACTGGTCTGGAAAATACAGATAAAAAGATAATAGAAGTATCCGAAGGGATGGGAGCCACTGAATTCCAAACCTTCAAAAATATACGCCTTCCACTTGCACTGCCTATTATTATTTCCGGTGTGAGAACAGTAGTTATTATGACTATTTCACTTGCAGGGATAGCTTCATTTATCGGAGCCGGCGGTCTGGGACAGGCGATATACAGAGGGATCAACACTAATAATTCAGTTTTGATAGTAATAGGAAGTTTACTCATAGCAATTCTGGCAATTATTTTGGACTATCTTTTGAATATAATGGAGAAAAAGGCATTCAGGAAAGTAAACGGTTATCATGAACCAAAGGCAAAGCAGGTAAAAAAGACAGCTCTGATACTGGGGGCGACACTGGCTGCAATACTGGTCTTTACAGTATTTGCGAAAAATTTTGTGTCGAAACCGGGAGCCGGTAAGGGAAAAACAATAACAATAGCCACAAAACCAAGTGCAGAACAGCTTATACTGGGTGAAATGGCGAGTATACTCATAGAAGAAAATACAAAAATACATGTAGAGAAGAAATTCAGCATAGGCGGAGGAACATCAAATATACATCCTGCAATGGTAAAGGGAGATGTGGACATGTATCCTGAATATACAGGTACTTCATGGCTGTTTGTACTCAAACATGAAAAGGCCCTCCCGAAAGATGAAATGTATGCACAGCTGAAAAAAGAATATGAAGAAAAATTCAGCTTTGAATGGCTCGGACTTCTGGGCTTCAATAATACATTCACTCTTTCAATGAAAAGAACAGAAGCAGAAAAAAATAATATAAAAACTTTTTCTGATTTGGCAAAAGTCAGTAAACAGTATAGATTCGGGGCAGAATTTGATTTCTTTGAAAGAGAAGACGGATATCCCGGTCTGAAAAAGGAATACGGCTTTGATTTTAAGAAACTTGTTGAATTAGATATAAATCTGAAATATAAGGCTATGGAAGGAAAAGAAGTAGATGTGATAAATTCTTTTTCCACAGACAGTTTGATAAAAAAATACGATCTTATTACATTACAGGATGATAAAAATTATTTTCCTTCATATAACGCTGGATTTGTAATAAGAAAAGAAACACTTGATAAATATCCGGAAATAAAACCGCTGATAGAAAAATTAAACGGGCTGATAGATGACGAGACTATGACAAATCTGAATTATCAGGTAGAGGTAGAGAATAAAAATCCTCAGGACGTGGCGAGAAAATTTTTGGAAGAAAAGGGGCTGATAAAATGA